One Oryza brachyantha chromosome 3, ObraRS2, whole genome shotgun sequence DNA segment encodes these proteins:
- the LOC102702641 gene encoding chaperone protein ClpB2, chloroplastic: protein MAAAPPLAAGLRPPSAGAIAPAAAAALPAAWAARRRGAVSSSTRCRALRLSRGAGWVAPVVGRRPRTLSVRCAASNGRITQQEFTEMAWQSIVSSPEVAKESKHQIVETEHLMKSLLEQRNGLARRIFSKAGVDNTRLLDATEKFIQRQPKVLGEDPGSMLGRDLEALIQRARDFKKEYGDSFVSVEHLVLGFAEDKRFGRQLFKDFQITIQTLKTAIESIRGKQNVIDQDPEGKYEALDKYGKDLTAMARQGKLDPVIGRDDEIRRCIQILSRRTKNNPVLIGEPGVGKTAIAEGLAQRIVQGDVPQALTNRRLIALDMGALIAGAKYRGEFEDRLKAVLKEVTDSDGQTILFIDEIHTVVGAGATNGAMDAGNLLKPMLGRGELRCIGATTLDEYRKYIEKDPALERRFQQVYVDQPSVEDTISILRGLRERYELHHGVRISDSALVAAALLSDRYISGRFLPDKAIDLVDESAAKLKMEITSKPTALDEIDRAVIKLEMERLSLTNDTDKASRDRLSRLEAELSLLKEKQKDLTEQWEREKSVMTKIQSIKEEIDRVNVEIQQAEREYDLNRAAELKYGSLNALQRQLQTTEKELDEYQSSGKSMLREEVTQDDIAEIVSRWTGIPVSKLKQSDREKLLYLEDELHKRVVGQDPAVKAVSEAIQRSRAGLSDPNRPIASFMFMGPTGVGKTELAKALAAFMFNTEEAVVRIDMSEYMEKHSVSRLIGAPPGYVGYEEGGQLTEAVRRRPYSVILFDEIEKAHSDVFNVFLQILDDGRVTDSQGRKVGFTNSIIIMTSNVGSQYILNMDEEDGPTDSAYENIKKRVMDAARSVFRPEFMNRVDEYIVFKPLEREQINSIVKLQLLRVQKRIADRKIKLEVSPGAVEFLGNLGYDPNYGARPVKRVIQQYVENELAKGILRGDFKDEDSILVDTQVTVPSNGQLPQQKLVFRKVTEESAPAAEDEKFLPAV from the exons atggccgccgcgccgccgctcgccgcgggCCTACGGCCACCCTCCGCCGGAGCCatcgcccccgccgcggcggcggccctaCCCGCGGCTTGggccgcgaggaggaggggggctGTCTCGTCGTCGACTCGCTGCAGGGCCCTTCGGCTGTCGAGAGGAGCGGGGTGGGTGGCTCCGGTGGTGGGGAGGAGGCCCCGGACGCTCTCCGTCAGGTGCGCCGCCAGCAACGGGAGG ATTACACAACAAGAATTCACGGAGATGGCGTGGCAATCGATTGTCTCGTCGCCTGAAGTAGCGAAAGAGAGCAAACACCAGATTGTGGAGACTGAACATTTGATGAAATCTTTGCTGGAGCAAAGGAATGGGCTTGCCCGTCGAATTTTTTCCAAAGCTGGAGTTGATAACACAAGGCTTCTTGATGCCACAGAGAAGTTCATCCAGCGGCAGCCTAAG GTGTTGGGTGAAGATCCTGGTTCCATGTTGGGACGTGACTTGGAAGCTCTGATACAAAGAGCACGTGACTTTAAAAAGGAGTATGGTGATTCATTTGTTTCAGTTGAGCATTTGGTACTTGGCTTTGCGGAGGATAAGCGATTTGGAAGACAGCTGTTCAAGGACTTTCAGATTACCATACAGACCCTGAAAACTGCCATTGAATCAATAAGAGGGAAACAAAATGTAATTGATCAAG ATCCTGAGGGAAAATATGAAGCTTTGGACAAGTATGGAAAGGACCTCACAGCTATGGCACGCCAGGGGAAACTTGACCCGGTTATAGGAAGAGATGATGAAATTCGTAGATGCATTCAGATTTTATCTCGGAGAACAAAGAACAATCCAGTTTTGATTGGTGAACCTGGTGTGGGGAAAACTGCTATAGCTGAAGG GCTTGCTCAAAGGATAGTGCAAGGAGATGTGCCGCAGGCTCTAACAAACCGCCGG CTCATAGCACTTGACATGGGTGCTTTGATTGCTGGGGCAAAATATCGTGGGGAATTTGAGGATAGGCTGAAGGCTGTACTCAAGGAAGTCACAGATTCTGATGGACAAACCATTCTTTTCATTGATGAGATTCACACTGTTGTTGGAGCAG GTGCAACAAATGGTGCAATGGACGCTGGTAATCTTCTAAAACCGATGCTTGGTAGAGGAGAACTACGTTGTATTGGTGCTACAACCCTTGATGAGTACCGCAAATATATTGAGAAAGATCCTGCATTGGAGCGTCGCTTCCAACAAGTTTATGTCGACCAACCTTCAGTTGAAGATACAATCTCAATACTCCGAGGATTACGCGAGAGATATGAATTGCACCATGGAGTGCGCATATCAGACAGTGCACTTGTGGCAGCAGCTCTTCTATCAGACCGGTATATAAGTGGACGTTTTTTGCCTGACAAAG CAATTGATTTGGTTGATGAGTCAGCTGCCAAATTGAAAATGGAGATAACTTCAAAGCCAACTGCTCTGGATGAGATTGATCGTGCTGTAATAAAGCTTGAAATGGAGCGTCTCTCACTAACAAATGATACAGACAAAGCATCAAGGGACAGACTATCTCGACTTGAAGCAGAGTTGTcacttttaaaagaaaagcagAAGGACCTGACTGAGCAGTGGGAGCGTGAGAAGTCAGTGATGACTAAGATTCAATCTATTAAAGAAGAA ATTGATAGGGTGAATGTGGAGATCCAGCAGGCCGAACGTGAGTATGATCTCAATCGTGCTGCTGAACTGAAGTATGGCAGCCTGAATGCATTACAACGCCAGCTTCAAACAACAGAGAAAGAGCTAGATGAATATCAAAGTTCTGGGAAATCCATGCTAAGAGAAGAGGTCACACAAGATGATATTGCAGAAATAGTTAGCAGGTGGACCGGCATTCCAGTATCTAAATTAAAGCAATCTGATAGAGAGAAGTTGCTGTACCTAGAGGATGAACTGCACAAGCGTGTTGTTGGGCAGGATCCTGCAGTGAAGGCAGTTTCTGAGGCTATTCAGAGATCGAGGGCTGGTTTGTCTGATCCAAACCGTCCCATTGCCAGTTTCATGTTCATGGGCCCTACAGGAGTTGGCAAAACAGAACTAGCAAAAGCCCTTGCTGCTTTTATGTTCAACACCGAGGAAGCTGTTGTTAGGATTGACATGAGCGAATACATGGAGAAGCATTCTGTCTCAAGGTTGATTGGTGCGCCACCGGGCTATGTTGGGTATGAAGAGGGTGGTCAGCTTACAGAAGCTGTTCGGCGGAGGCCATATTCCGTAATCTTGTTTGATGAGATTGAGAAAGCCCATTCAGATGTATTCAATGTTTTCCTTCAAATATTGGATGACGGAAGGGTTACTGACTCGCAAGGGAGGAAGGTGGGCTTCACTAACAGTATTATTATCATGACATCCAATGTTGGTTCGCAGTACATACTAAACATGGACGAAGAAGATGGGCCAACTGATTCAGCCTATGAGAATATAAAGAAGAGGGTGATGGATGCTGCAAGATCTGTGTTCCGTCCAGAGTTTATGAACCGTGTTGATGAATATATTGTTTTCAAGCCACTCGAGAGGGAACAGATCAACAGCATTGTCAAATTACAG CTGTTGAGGGTACAAAAAAGAATTGCTGACCGCAAGATCAAACTTGAAGTATCGCCTGGAGCAGTCGAATTCCTGGGAAACCTTGGCTATGATCCAAATTACGGTGCCAGGCCAGTGAAGCGGGTGATTCAACAGTATGTGGAGAACGAGCTGGCGAAGGGTATCCTGAGAGGTGATTTCAAGGACGAGGACAGCATCCTGGTAGACACCCAGGTCACAGTGCCATCTAATGGCCAGCTTCCTCAGCAAAAGCTCGTTTTCCGGAAAGTGACTGAAGAATCAGCGCCAGCTGCTGAAGACGAGAAGTTCTTGCCGGCTGTTTGA
- the LOC102702921 gene encoding EID1-like F-box protein 2, translating into MVLVVKQYRCTHSASCLCLKGHISEDALFLVFRHMNWNPRMIAVFSCVSKWFDDIAKRVLWKEFCHARAPKMMQDLHSSGSHIVDGNWKALGKLLIHCAGCTKGGLFGNIHAPGHFVFRTRFSRTCGKSILPPQCRTDVLYVSDPCEHLDQGEEGDLGFFRGIFKSFASSKVKKMLIEKQAKFHPKEVCPYCKAKLWNLLQADMIPRSASIRLDAYDDSVEYYICLNGHILGLCTLMPVSDSEDAKE; encoded by the coding sequence ATGGTGCTGGTGGTGAAGCAGTACCGCTGCACGCACTCGGCGAGCTGCCTCTGCCTCAAGGGGCACATCAGCGAGGACGCCCTCTTCCTCGTGTTCCGCCACATGAACTGGAACCCCAGGATGATCGCCGTCTTCTCCTGCGTGTCCAAGTGGTTCGACGACATCGCCAAGCGCGTGCTGTGGAAGGAGTTCTGCCACGCCAGGGCGCCCAAGATGATGCAGGACCTGCACTCTAGCGGCAGCCACATCGTCGATGGCAACTGGAAGGCGCTTGGGAAGCTTCTTATCCATTGCGCTGGGTGCACCAAGGGGGGCCTATTTGGTAACATACATGCTCCGGGGCACTTTGTTTTCAGGACCCGCTTCTCGAGGACCTGCGGGAAGAGCATCTTGCCTCCACAGTGTAGGACAGATGTCTTGTATGTTTCGGATCCTTGTGAGCATCTTGATCAGGGTGAGGAAGGTGACTTGGGTTTTTTCCGGGGCATCTTCAAGTCTTTTGCTTCTTCAAAGGTCAAGAAGATGCTGATTGAGAAGCAAGCAAAATTCCATCCAAAGGAGGTGTGTCCTTATTGTAAAGCGAAGCTATGGAACTTGCTACAGGCAGATATGATACCCAGAAGTGCTTCCATAAGGTTGGATGCTTATGATGATTCTGTTGAGTATTATATATGCCTTAACGGACACATCCTTGGTTTGTGCACTTTGATGCCTGTCTCTGACTCTGAGGATGCAAAGGAGTGA
- the LOC102703196 gene encoding probable ubiquitin conjugation factor E4, whose amino-acid sequence MASPSPPAARPQRTPDEVEDIIMRKILLVSLAPPTAPNPAVAYLELTAAELLSESRPLLALRDAAERLLIDRLSLPDPPAGSPSPFAYLVSSFGRAADEARKISTIRDAALRARLAASIAHVRGLILSYARIVAGNPDTFPSPPNAPHPAAELLVFLLAEAADPLDPTPAPGAPPPPGFVDEFFGNADYETVEPAMGELYDRLKQSVDKVSALGDFQKPLRVLRRLVGIPNCAKALVNHPNWIPKNQIMLIGEGRIMEISSVLGAFFHVSAIPDREFASKPDIGQHCFSEASSRRPADLISSFTTIKSVMNSLYDGLKDVLLALLKNMDTREKVLEFIAEVINKNAGRSRMQVDPLKSASSGMFVNLSAVMLRLCEPFLDKMESKKDKIDVKYLFCNDRVDFKNLTAINASSEEVSSWIESRGYEHAEDSASGEARFVESQEATSSGNNSRVSLPSKGGSLVDCSKKENFSFICECFFMTARVLNLGLMKALSDFKHIAQDLSRFQDDLESNRAMRDQGGGSAQLDQDIKRLEKIVEILSQDKLCYEAQIIRDGAFLQRALTFYRLMILWSVDLVGGFKMPLPSQCPKEFACIPEHFLDDVMDLLVLTSRIPKALESFALDDFLNFIIMFMAGTSYIKNPYLRAKMVEVLNCWMPQRSGLTSTASLFEGHQLCLDYLVKNLLNLYVDIEFTGSHTQFFDKFNIRHNIAELLEYLWDVPSHRNAWRQIAKEEEKGIYLNFLNFLINDSIYLLDESLNKILELKEIEAEMANVVQWESRPPQEREERLRVFHQWENIVRFDMKLANEDVGMLAFTSEQIPAPFLLPEMVERVASMLNYFLLQLAGPQRKSLTVKDPEKYEFKPKQLLKQIATIYVHITRGDKEGIFPAAISKDGRSYNEQLFASAANILWKIGGDPQIIQEFMQLASKSKAAASEAMDAEAMLGDIPDEFLDPIQYTLMKDPVILPSSRVTIDRPVIVRHLLSDSTDPFNRSHLTQDMLIPDTELKSRIEEFIRSQRSKKRSAADSEMGEPDAAADMVD is encoded by the exons ATGgcgtccccgtccccgccggcggcgcggccgcagCGGACGCCCGACGAGGTGGAGGACATCATCATGCGCAAGATCCTCCTCGTCTCCCTCGCCCCGCCGACCGCGCCCAACCCGGCCGTCGCCTACCTCGagctcaccgccgccgagctcctctCCGAGTCGCGCCCGCTCCTCGCGCTgcgcgacgccgccgagcgccTCCTCATCGACCGCCTCTCGCTCCCGGACCCGCCTGCGGGCTCGCCCTCCCCGTTCGCCTACCTGGTCTCCTCCttcggccgcgccgccgacgaggcgcGCAAGATCTCCACCATCCGGGACGCCGCGCTCCGggcgcgcctcgccgcctccatcgCGCACGTCCGGGGGCTCATCCTCTCCTACGCCCGCATCGTCGCCGGGAACCCCGACACCTTCCCCTCGCCACCAAACGCGCCCCACCCCGCTGCCGAGCTGCTCGTCTTCCTCCTGGCCGAGGCTGCTGACCCACTCGACCCCACCCCCGCCCCtggtgctccgccgccgcccggttTCGTCGACGAATTCTTCGGGAACGCGGACTATGAGACCGTCGAGCCGGCCATGGGTGAGCTGTACGATCGCCTGAAGCAAAGCGTCGACAAGGTGTCGGCGCTCGGTGACTTCCAGAAGCCACTGCGGGTGCTGAGGCGGCTGGTGGGGATCCCTAACTGCGCTAAGGCTCTCGTGAATCACCCCAATTGGATACCCAAGAATCAAATTATGCTCATTGGGGAAGGCAGAATCATGGAGATCTCCAGTGTGCTTGGGGCGTTCTTCCATGTGAGTGCAATTCCCGATCGTGAGTTTGCAAGCAAGCCTGATATCGG GCAACATTGCTTCTCAGAGGCATCTTCACGCCGACCAGCTGATTTGATATCATCTTTTACAACAATCAAGAGTGTTATGAATAGCTTGTACGATGGCCTTAAGGATGTTCTTCTTGCCCttcttaaaaatatggataCTCGAGAAAAAGTTCTTGAGTTTATTGCtgaagtaataaataaaaacgcCGGCAGGTCTCGTATGCAG GTAGACCCTTTAAAGAGTGCCAGCTCAGGTATGTTTGTGAATCTCAGTGCTGTGATGCTACGCCTATGTGAGCCTTTTTTGGATAAGATGGAGTCAAAGAAGGATAAGATTGATGTGAAGTACCTCTTCTGCAATGATAGAGTTGATTTCAA GAATTTGACTGCAATAAATGCTTCTTCAGAGGAAGTATCATCTTGGATAGAGAGCAGGGGTTATGAGCATGCTGAAGACAGTGCCAGTGGAGAGGCTCGCTTTGTTGAATCACAGGAAGCCACAAGCTCTGGCAACAACAGCAGAGTTTCTCTTCCTTCTAAAGGCGGATCACTTGTGGATTgctcaaagaaagaaaatttctCCTTTATTTGTGAATGCTTCTTCATGACTGCAAGGGTGCTCAATCTAGGGCTGATGAAAGCTCTATCAGATTTCAAACATATTGCGCAG GATCTCTCTAGATTCCAAGATGATTTGGAATCAAACAGAGCAATGAGAGATCAAGGAGGTGGCTCCGCACAGCTTGATCAAGATATAAAACGCCTAGAGAAGATTGTTGAGATTTTATCACAGGACAAACTATGCTATGAAGCTCAGATAATAAGA GATGGTGCATTTCTTCAACGTGCACTAACTTTCTACAGATTAATGATATTGTGGTCAGTCGACCTTGTTGGCGGATTTAAGATGCCCTTGCCATCACAGTGTCCAAAGGAATTTGCTTGCATTCCAGAGCATTTCCTTGATGATGTAATGGATTTACTAGTTCTAACCTCTAGAATTCCAAAAGCTTTGGAAAGCTTTGCATTG GATGACTTTCTCAATTTCATCATTATGTTCATGGCGGGCActtcttatattaaaaatcctTACTTAAGAGCAAAGATGGTTGAAGTTTTGAATTGCTGGATGCCACAAAGAag TGGCTTGACTTCCACAGCCTCGTTGTTTGAGGGGCACCAACTATGTCTCGATTATCTGGTTAAAAATCTTCTAAATCTTTATGTGGATATTGAATTTACTGGCTCCCATACACAA TTCTTTGACAAGTTTAACATTCGACATAATATTGCTGAGCTTCTAGAGTATCTATGGGATGTGCCCAGTCATCGGAATGCATGGAGACAA ATAGCTAAAGAAGAGGAGAAGggcatatatttaaattttttgaacttcCTTATCAACGATAGCATCTATCTCCTTGATGAGAGTTTAAACAAAATCCTTGAACTGAAAGAAATAGAGGCTGAAATGGCTAATGTTGTGCAATGGGAAAGCAGACCACCTcaagaaagagaggagaggttgCGTGTATTTCATCAGTGGGAGAAC attGTTCGATTTGACATGAAGCTAGCAAATGAGGATGTTGGGATGCTTGCTTTCACATCAGAACAGATTCCAGCACCTTTCCTTCTTCCAGAAATG GTGGAAAGGGTGGCAAGCATGCTAAATTACTTCCTCTTGCAACTTGCTGGTCCTCAGAGGAAATCATTGACAGTAAAAGATCCCGAGAAGTATGAATTCAAGCCAAAGCAGCTCTTGAAACAG ATTGCCACCATATATGTCCATATCACAAGGGGTGATAAAGAAGGTATATTCCCAGCTGCCATCTCGAAAGATGGAAGATCATACAATGAGCAG TTGTTTGCAAGTGCAGCAAATATTTTGTGGAAGATTGGGGGAGACCCTCAAATCATACAGGAGTTTATGCAACTTGCTAGTAAGTCAAAAGCTGCTGCTTCTGAGGCCATGGATGCTGAGGCTATGCTTGGTGACATACCAGACGAATTTCTTGATCCAATTCAG